The genomic stretch ggcagagcatgggaagctgaacaaGTCCTTgcctagtgtaagcactacttggcaacaactaaaccatcagtgtgttatcagcattattcttatactaagtccaaaccacagcactatgccagctactaggaagaaaattaactctatcccagctgaaacctgGGCAGTGCTAATACCAAGGCCAGTTCCACAAAAAACCACAATTGAGCAAGTCTGTGTTTTCATATTAACTGTCTCCTGTAACAGGAGGAGGACTAGCAttggtggtttttttatattgaacaaaattcagtaagaaggaaaaggaggttTCTGTAAACACTGCATAAGGTAGGATACTTGACTGTGTCTCTTTAAATGGTAAATGTGGAGAACATGTAAGGCAGAAATGATATTAGAAACTTCTGATTGGGTATCATGTGTGCTTTACGTCTCACTTAAAGGAATACAATAATACAGTTACCTGCAGgatgttttgtttggtttggggtttttttttacttttttctctgtttgccTATAAGCTTTTCCAAGCTTATAGAACACTtgtagaaaagctttttttaatccttctgcCTATATGCTCTCAGAATATTTTTGAGATAATCCCACAAAAGCAAAGCTAatcatttttttcagccagctgAAGAAGGGTATATGGAACTTACAAATAGGAATAAAATATCTTcttaaccattttttttaactgttaaaTACTTTTGTAAGTACCTATACAGTTACTTAGAAAAACTCAATTTTTCAGAGTGGTCTCTCATGCATTAAGAAAACTTAATATCATCTGAGTTTTACTTAgttataaggaagaaaaaattgagTTGATCTCTTACCAAAAGAGCTATTGATATGCTTATTGATGACTCTTTGTAATCCTCTGTAGTGTGAAATGGCTATACATTTGCACTGAATTCAAATTGCTCTGCctgagaaaagctttttttaaaaaaaaaaaagtaaacatctTTATGACTTCAAGCTCTATTTTAAGTTCCTAATTTCAAATTTATCtgagtttatttaaatatgttcaAGAAAAGGCCTattctaaacaaaaaaatgctggaaTTACTTTGTTAAATGGATTTTAAAGATTTGCCCTTCCTTGTCCTGAAGTTGTATTAGAATATACTTAGTTCAACAGCCTATGTGCCTGGACATGTCTGAAATACTTTTGAGGCTAGGGCAACATATCTTAGGAGTGAAAGGTCATGCTCTTCAATCTTTAGAAGGTTtttagaaataaggaaaaaaggaaagcctgTTGGCAAAGTAgtaatcattaaaataaaacagtccAAGTTTTTCtcaatataatttcaaaatcatGTCACAACAGGAATCCACACTGTAGCACCTTTTTACTCACATTCTATTTTCTGTACAAATAACAAAGCCACTTTACTTTTCTGGGGATATGAGCAAGGTAAACAAGGTCTGTCTTGCCCTGAGCACACTCTCTGACTTTTTTGATCACTCAATCCTTGCTTCTTTCAAGCCCTGCTTCATCTACTGAATGATTCCTCCAATTACTTTAGGGTTGAGATGGGGACAAAAAAAGATTATCTTTTTGAGCGAGGCTTCTGTATACTTTCCAGACTGAATCGGAACAGTGTGGTAGCTTACCCTGGGCTTCCTTTGGATATTGTTAACACTGTGCATCCAAATAGGCTGCTCATATGGCTATATCTAAACCTTAGTAGGAAAAAAGATATGGTAGTCATCAGTCTTGTTCTGCATTTGTATTTGCCACTAGTTTAACTGCCTTAAGATATGGAAACATTTGCAGAGGTTAAAAACATAAGCTGTCATTACAGCAGAGTGttaatttaaatgcatatttacACTTACTCTTCTAAGTTAACTGGTTGCTGATCTCAGCTCCTTCAGGATAATCATACTAAGATGTGGACTATTGCTGTATGTGACAGGTAATCTTTGTGTTGTGAATAGGTGGTGTTTAGGAAAGGACAGCAGTCTCTGCCTTTAACATAACTGGTTACAGGTGAGAAGTTAGTTTTAATGCTCTGCAAAGTTGTTCACAGCTTAGGATTTTGTATGTAAATACCCACACAAGCCCATTCAACAGCAATTGGTTTTATTCTGTGATACTAAGTTTGGTTCCATTATTGCTAAAGCAGCTGCTACAATCTCTGCTATGGACTGACAGAAATATTCCTCCCAATacccctatttttttttctccaagatcTTTTCAAACATGAGGAAAAAGATAAGATCCTGAAATGTCAAGAGCCAGTCATATTTATGCATCTTAATGTCATCTCCCTGAAGATGAATACAAACCCTGTTAGTGGGGAAGGCTCAGCAAAGTATGATCATGTTTTGAATGGAAGTTGGCACTTCATTTAGTGAAAATGGACAGGATTTATCCCTTGGGTGGAATTGATTCTTTCAAATATCTGAGGAGAGGCTGCTTTCTTCTAGTGTAAATATTAATAGCATTGACCTCCAAATTGCTTGCTGCTTTGAGATTTGCAGCTGTTCAAGTATCTTCCTTTTCATCTGGATTTTAtgatggggtgggggaaagtATTTCAGTAAGCTCTGAAACAGTCTTTActataaatgtatttatcttgCTTTGCAGCTGGTCTAATACATTTGGTTTACACAAAAGTTAATGAAGAAGTGAAATTTTAATATTGGGCATCCTTGTTTGAAGTAATACTACTGATCACTCCATTGCTGCCCACTGGAATTAATACATATAACTGTTAGAGAAATTAAGTTTTCAAATatgtttctgtaattattttaaatgaagccACTTTGAAACAGCATCTACATGGTATGCAAATGTCATAACTGCCTGTTAGTACAAGAATAATCTCTATTCTAAAATTATCCAGAGTTATATGGAATGTATAAAGAGACGCTGCCCACTTGAGTAGTTCTACTACAAATCAAGCTTAGTTACAAGCCTATACCAAATTCCCCATCATCACCTCACATGATTCTGATTATGAAGGTAATACATTACAGGCAGTACTTGCATGAACCATAAGCTCAACAACTCTTGGCTGGCTTAATTCAGGTTTTTGAATGCTTCATTGTAAGTGGCTTTGCTGATGTTTAACGCTGCTGCAGCAGTCAACTGGAttgtttttctgaacagaaactTGTGTGTCACCATGTACATCTGTGCCAATTGAGAAGATATGAGTGCCTTGCTCTGATAAAAGAAATGAATCTCTGCCAATATCAAAATAGTACACAAGGGAAAGGCAGTGAACAAGTTTTTGGTAACTCCTTGGATTATGAGCACCTCAGAGAGAAGTGTTTGGAAAGTGCCTACTATATAATGTgtgtttccattaaaaagtaCAAGTGttaatgaaacaaattatttgtgtGCTACTGATATTTCTAGCTTCCAGTATTCCAGGACTTACTAACTGAAAATTGGATCACTTAAACTTATGCTACCACTCAAACTGGAGATTCTGGGATTTCCTTTGTCAGAAAGGGAGATCTTGTTAACCCTAAAAGTAACTGAAGAATATagcttattttcttaaattatgtCAGGCCCCATTTCAAGGCGAGAGAACTTTTAGGAGGCAGTAGGTGAAAATATGTTGTGGTCATATAGAACTAAGAAGGATTATCTACTGCTTTATCTACTAAGCCTCTGTTCTCATGatttaattctttctattttatggaaaatgatttttctgtggTGGCAGTCAGTGATGGATGCGTTCATTATCTTATATGCTTTCAGCAGGTGAAAGTTTGTCTCCCTTATCACTAATGAAGAAACTTAAAAACATGAGAGCAAAATTACTTAAACGTTATTTATGTAGTACTTCATACTGCATATTCACCCTTTTTAGATATCTTCCACATAGTCTGAGTTATTGAACTGATGCTTGGAAGTCGCGTTTTaattctagatttttttttgcatatactTTTTCAGatatataaaatgaaagtgGGTGCAGATTCTTAGTTGCTGTTTCATACACCTTTGTCAGCAGTGCAGACTTAAGATTTGTGTAAACAATGTACTcgcacagtttaaaaaaaaaacccagcatttctACAATGTGTTCCatacaaatactttttctttatgtaattcattgattctgaaaaaaatggctGATTTTGCATAATGCAGTTAAATCAGTAagtataaagaaaatgtttaactAATATTGCTTTAAGAAGGATAGCAAAGGTGCCAATAAATGCATCTCCTTTGTTTTGAGAATGAAATGGATGTAAAGATTGTACGCATTTTAACTGGGTTCTTACACCAAGTATTGTAGAGCTATATTTTAACTGCTTAATAGCTCTCTctacaaatataaatataaatgttggTAGTACCAAACCATTAAGAATAAAACTTGTTTGTGCTGAGCTACATCCATTTTTCTCTACACTAAAAATGTAACTGAATGATAAAGTGCTATTCATTTGCAGGTGCATTGCTTCTACTTAAGGGACTATAGCTGAAAGGACAGGAATTAGTAGCATGTTGTATTAGCCTTTTGTAGTGTATTTTGTTCTGAGCATCTTAATTTCCCTGTTTTGAATGCTAAGTAGCAAGGGTCTTGGTTTTGAACTAATACCCATCATGCATGTAAACGGTGTGAAAGAGCTGCTTAGTAAGTTAACACAAAGTGTTCTTGTGTCAGTCCTTGTGGAAATAGATACAATACAAACATTACAGCTGAACTCACGGCAAACTCCATTAAGTAAAAACCTGGATTCATTGTCCAGAGGAAAGTTTGAATTGAATGTAAGCTCATTTTGTTGAATGTAATGTCAGGCTTTTAGGGGTTGTATTGAGGAGTACGGTTTTGTTAAGTTGAGACCAATTCATTAAGTTTTATTGCCTGGTGAGAAGCAGTAATACGTTATTGTGGAACTTCATCAAATATTCATGGTTAAAAAGAAGTAGTAAATGTATTCAATCAAGTGGTCTTTTTGGGGTCTGAAAAGGATTATGAAGTCTGCTCAGCTGATAGTCTCTAACTTTCACTTTGGTTATCtgaaaagagtaattttaatctctgaatttaattttggtgtcagaatatttcttcttccccagtATTGTTAGACTATAGGTCAGATTTGCTGACAGTATccttaaattacatttttattattttatgtcaaactttgttttcaaaatgttgtttGATTTGAATGCAGGATGTTGTCTTCCAAGTTTGTAATGTGTTTTGCAGCTGATCCTATAGGCAGGCATTTCAAGCAGGGAGACATAAGAATGCAAGAGTGTGCTAGCTGTCACTTTCCTGTTTGGGAGCTACCATTTTTGGTCTTTGTCGCTTTTCCTCCACTTAGTTCTGTGCCACCTAATACCTCTTGTAAGCTGCTTGTTTGGGAACATGAGTTCCACAAGACTGTGTAGCATAGTCTTGGAGAATTGCTGGCTGGAAAGTCTTAGCTTCTGAATATGCTGCACTTTCAGAATAGCTATCAACACTCTTAGGTTTTACTTGGACAAATGTAACAATCTTTAAACGTAAAAATGTTCATGAACTTCTGTAACTATGAGCTTTTTGATGCTTGCAGTGGCTGCATTGTGACCTTTCTGGATCTCATCAGTGCGGCTCCTGTACTTGCTGCTGGAAGGTCACTACTGAACAACAggaacactttctttttctttgttatttttttctttttttaattattgttagGCCATAGCACCTCTTTTATATTCATTTCTTAGAGCACAATAGTGACATCAGTACTGTCTTTTTCTAATCTTCCACTGATCCTGCCTCCTTTTGTAATCTCCAGGCAGATGATGTTGAAAGTAAAATTAGAGAAATCATTCCTCCTGGTTTTTGCACAAACACAGATGACTTTGTGTCTCTGCTGGAGAAGGAGGTCAACTTCAGGCCCTTTGGAATGCTGCTGCACACATATTCTGTCCATAATGAGGAAGCTGGCGAAGATATAACATATCAGATATACAAGGTAGGAAAAATAAGTGAAACTTCTGCTTTTGAGCAACCAAATTAAAgtttgttttgcagtgctgcGCTTTCAGCAATGTTTCAACTATAGTATATAAATACTATCATTTTACCAGTTTATTAATAATTATGAACATACTTTTTCTGTATTGGAGAATTTAATTagtttttgcatatttttttcctcttacatcTGTGATAGGTTTCACCTGACTTCTCCTGGCTTTTTCCCTAGGCCGACATGACATGTCCAGGCTTTCGAGAATATCATGAAAGGCTTCAGACGTTCTTGATGTGGTTTATTGAAACTGCTAGCTTTATTGATGTAGATGATGAAAGATGGAACTACTTTCTAGTGTAAGTACAGTTCTAAAGCAACAGTGGACCTTATTACCTCCACAAAGCCTGCATTTTAATTGTGGCTGGCCAATTATTGGAGCAGTATAATGATAtttttcccaggaaagaaaaaccattGTTTATGAGGCTTGAGTTTTCCTCCATTATGCTTTGGGAAACCTTGAGAATAGAGCTGAATTAAATGCTGTTGTCCGTTAGAGCCCTGAATGTAGGCTTAAACAGTAAAATGAGCtttgcctgtgttttcttttacttgccACCTATTCATCTTTATAATAGGCAAGTGCACTGAAGTGCTGTAAAGAGGCCTGATTTATCCAAGTTGCTGCACACCAATTAAGTGAATTGTACATTCAGAACATAGCAGGTGTACCCATTGGGCCCTCACAGAGTAGCTTGCTGACACTGAAAATTCAGTtggagaatggaaaagaaaatggacacTGCATGGGAGCGCGACTGTAATTGACCTGCTTGGCTTTCTGTTTTATCTGCAGATTTGAGAAGTATAATAAGGATGGAGCTACGCTCTTTGCGACCGTAGGCTACATGACAGTCTATAATTACTATGTGTACCCAGACAAAACCCGGCCACGTGTAAGGTAATTGGCGGCGTAACTCGTGCCttgccttttatttcagaagaggGAACTGCTGAAGTTCCCAATACTTGTTTATAATGGTgttgatttgtttaaaaaaatccccattaTTGGCTGGCTATGCActgatttatttcattgttCCCTTCTTGAAGCAGAGGGAATCTCAAATAAGTTTTGAATACTTAGCAATTTTAAGACTCTGTTAAAAGTTATATTTTAACATGAGGATTGCTACACATACTTTAATCTAAAATGAAATACCGTTTCATTTCTAAGGCTTTACCTTATAATGTTTGCAAATGCAtgcatttaaactgaaaatacattcCTCTGTCTGCAGCCAGATGCTGATCTTGCCACCATTCCAAGGAGAAGGCCATGGTGCGCAGCTTCTTGAAACAGTTCATAGATATTATATGTCTTCTCCTACAGTACTTGATATAACAGGTTTGTGTTAAATTTTTAACTCAGTTCACCTGTTTAATAAGCAACTTGCAGCATTCAGAGGTTGTTAGCCTGCAAACTAACTTTCAAGTTCATTTGTCAGAATTAAATGGCCTTTTGAAGATTTAGCTTCAGTTGAGTTCAGGATTAATAGTACCCTGGTTTATAGAAGAACTGTATATAATGTAGCTCCTTAAATCCTTTACTTAGAGAACAGCACACCAGGAAAATTCAATCCCTAGCATGAACGGATTACCAGCTAATTAGCCATTTTATTGTGAGATACACAGCTGAGTTTGCCAAGAGATCAAGCTTTGTCAAATTCCTTGTTCAACTTACTCCTATTagccaaaactgaaaatcaggatggggggcgggggggacccaAACTAAAATAGCATATTAGTACTAGTGTGCAAGCTAaaattttaaagacagtaaaaatcTGTAGAGAATTTGTGCTCCAGGAGCAGGTATTGCTGGCTGAAGACATCCATGATATTAGAGATGTGTGCACAaatacctaaaaataaaaaattatcaagGAAATggcagaggggggaaaagggtGTATGTGCATAAAAAATGTAGCATGAAAAACAGCTACAAACATGACATCTGTCCTGTGGTTTCAAGTCCAGTATAGGAAGAAATGCAGTTCAAACACATGGTTTGACCATTCAGTTCTAGGTGCTATCTCAGACCACATCTTAGTTAGGAATAACTCCCCCattctaattaaaatacaatagaACATTTGCTTTCATAATGCATTGCTACAGGTTAATCCTAACATAAAGTAATCCACCTCATAATTTTAATCCAGTTCATAGGAACCTAAGGAAGTATAACTTCGTTTATGCAACAGGAAATCATGTGCATcatgcatttacttttttttcccttttaatagTACAAAACTTTACATAGCTTTTATAGCTGAGGGTAAACAAAGTCTTAACGTGGTACTGCATAAATCATGTGACATGTTCATGGCTCAGTGCCTTAAATGCAGGGTTGTAGCAAACAGTAAATGTGCCCTAAAATAGGTCTTCATTTCTTTACGgaataaagcagcagaaagcttgCAATATTCTATGGCACTCAAGTTATTGAAATTAAGGCTTTTACAAAATcatttattgttctttttgAGGGGAAAATCAGGCTGGACAATCTTGATATGGCCAGGATATTTAGTTATGTAGCATCTAAAATTGTGAAGTAAAGCCTTTAACCTTtctaaaaagaggaaatgaagatcTACTTAACTTCTTTGAAAGAGCTAATGGGTTTTGGAACTCCAAAGTAATTCTTTTAACATTTATAGCAAATACTTTGTTCTGCTTATAACTTGTCATCCTAACTGACAAAGTGAAATGTATGCTGATGGTGCTTACTGTACAGAAACTGCCTCATCTTTCTTTTAACTCATCTGAGCAAAAAGGAATGGAATCAATTAATTTTAGTACAGCTTCTCCAATCTCTTTTGCAGAATAAGCGCTATAGACTTGCCATACAAGATGAGGCCACTTATGCgcaaaacattttaactgaTACAATCATCATACGCATTCTCCAACCCAAAAAATAAATTGGCAGTTGTGCAGTGCTGCATGTACACAGCAAAAACTTCTATCCCAGTCCTTCCTCTTGGTAACTTATTAGCTTTTCATTGTCCTTAAACTGCAAATTTCAACTGTTTACAGTGGTCcccaaaactaaagaaaaacacagctgggATATAAGCTGTTCAGCAATGAATTCCACAGTGCTAGTCCATGGAAAAATGAGTGTTGGGTGTAACATGACCCTGCTACTTATTTGTAGTAAGCCTGTCTAAACAATTAagtaaggaagaaagaaatatattcacAACATTGTaagcattttccttctgcatggTTCATAAGTGGGAACAAAGTTGTATAGGGGACCATGTTGATGTTCACCAAAGCTAGTTCTCAACTTTGGTGTGTTTTCTAAAGCAACAGTTTTGATAGTTATGCTGCCACTTTAAGCAAAATGGAAGTAACTTGAAATTGTGATCAGCTTTTGCTTAGGTCCTTCCAGCCTTTTAATTTTAGAGAAGCTTGTCCTTTGGGTCCTTGTACCTTTCCCTGTCTTCCTTGCTAACAAAGACTGTAACTCATGGTCAATATGTGTCTTGGGCTAGTTTAGTTGTATGCAGTAGGATATTTTCACCAGTCTTTTTCCACATAGTTTGTGTTCTAGTAGTTCTACCACTCTGCCAAATACAGAATAGATGGAACATACAAGAAAAAGGGTTTATacatagagttaatttccttttcccaaGGAGTTAAATTGGGTTAAACATGTATATTGTCAGTCTCTTAGAAATGCATATATAATACTGTACAGTACTGCATACACAAAATActaaagtttttctttctgcagtctCTTTAATGTCTACTGTCAAACACCTAAAACTTTGATAGCAGTGCTTACGATTAAGCACAGTTGTTTATATACTGATGAATACTgtatctgcttttgttttccatagTTCTTTGTAATTACATAGCAGAGATGAGGAAACAAGTAATGCTGATATTAACTACATGCTTTTTTGATTCTTTCTAGCTGAAGATCCATCTGAAAACTATGTGAAGCTAAGAGACTTTGTTCTTGTAAAGCTCTGTCAagatttgctttgcttttccccagGAAAGCTAATGCAAGGTTTCACTCAAGAAATGGTGATGGAAGCTcaacaaaaactgaaaataaataaggtATTAAATCAGAACAGTTGTAGTTGGACATAACTAGTAGAATAACGATTTAAACACAGAGGTGGAGACTTGGAATTTACACATTCTGGCTTATTTCAACAGATTTTTAGGATGTATCTGGAAGGGAGATACCTTGCTTGTGGGTTTAGATGAATGCTTTTTTTACCTGCTAATTCTGTTGATGTAGCAGAATTTGACatggtttccatttctttcaagtATATTTATACAAACAACAAGTGTTGTTTTGGGAATGCAAAACACTAAAGTATCAAACAACTGCTACTAAGGCAGCTCTAAACACTTGGAGAACTAAACAGTTAAATTGAACAATTACATTTGTTGGTAATCTCCTCAGTGA from Pelecanus crispus isolate bPelCri1 chromosome 5, bPelCri1.pri, whole genome shotgun sequence encodes the following:
- the HAT1 gene encoding histone acetyltransferase type B catalytic subunit; translation: MAGLTAMEKKLAEYKCNTNEAIQLKLVRFPEDLEDDNTTFNPEYSHQVFGDDEVAFGYKGLKILLYYIAGNLSTLFRIEYTSKVNEKFDCVEADDVESKIREIIPPGFCTNTDDFVSLLEKEVNFRPFGMLLHTYSVHNEEAGEDITYQIYKADMTCPGFREYHERLQTFLMWFIETASFIDVDDERWNYFLVFEKYNKDGATLFATVGYMTVYNYYVYPDKTRPRVSQMLILPPFQGEGHGAQLLETVHRYYMSSPTVLDITAEDPSENYVKLRDFVLVKLCQDLLCFSPGKLMQGFTQEMVMEAQQKLKINKQHTRRVYEILRLRATDMGDAEQSRSYRLDVKRRLIGPYKKKQRELAKMRRCLRPEELTNQLNQIDLNMQHEQLEESFQQLVSDYRRVLERLAQA